The Erigeron canadensis isolate Cc75 chromosome 4, C_canadensis_v1, whole genome shotgun sequence genome window below encodes:
- the LOC122598037 gene encoding uncharacterized protein LOC122598037 — MGKGRKLTTSRSEVFLGTNYQNIVNVEDSQELAEDDVWSMVDGMTVTNDHGWASRAVHVRQDYRNPAPLGDRTFSGLSSAFEHAPAKVVSSPRLVSQFPTGNSFASPRGRHVATSAPVNVPDWSKIYRVDSVESIHDSDDVQDDQDFDMDMVIPPHEYLARSRDSGAKSVFVGSGRTLKGRDMSRVRDAVWSKTGFNG; from the coding sequence ATGGGCAAAGGTCGAAAACTGACTACTAGCCGGAGTGAGGTTTTCTTGGGGACTAATTACCAAAATATAGTTAATGTGGAAGATAGTCAAGAGCTAGCCGAAGACGATGTTTGGTCCATGGTTGATGGTATGACCGTCACCAATGATCATGGTTGGGCCTCACGCGCCGTCCATGTGAGGCAGGATTATCGAAACCCTGCCCCACTGGGAGACAGAACCTTTAGTGGTTTGTCATCGGCGTTTGAACATGCTCCGGCGAAAGTGGTGTCATCGCCAAGATTAGTGAGTCAGTTTCCCACGGGGAACAGTTTTGCATCTCCACGTGGACGCCATGTGGCCACCTCAGCGCCAGTGAATGTGCCGGATTGGTCTAAGATATACCGAGTTGACTCGGTTGAGTCGATACATGACTCGGATGATGTACAAGATGATCAAGACTTTGACATGGATATGGTTATTCCACCACATGAGTATTTAGCACGTAGTCGTGACTCGGGTGCAAAATCGGTTTTCGTTGGTTCGGGTCGGACACTTAAAGGGAGAGACATGAGTCGAGTACGCGATGCAGTTTGGAGCAAGACCGGGTTCAATGGGTAG